One window of Candidatus Binataceae bacterium genomic DNA carries:
- a CDS encoding zinc ribbon domain-containing protein has product MPIYEYGCRRCGWSGSKLVRTKRVSPPSCPQCGRRTRRLMSSFAVVESEAARLNRFDPAKPTGPEFYKDARNVGLWAQKRAQQMGVELGADFQAKVEDARSGKLIKDLL; this is encoded by the coding sequence ATGCCGATCTATGAATACGGCTGTCGCCGGTGCGGCTGGTCAGGCAGTAAGCTGGTGCGCACCAAGCGCGTATCGCCGCCTTCCTGTCCTCAATGCGGTCGGCGTACTCGCCGTCTGATGTCGTCATTCGCGGTAGTGGAAAGCGAGGCGGCCCGGTTGAATCGGTTCGATCCCGCCAAACCCACCGGTCCCGAGTTCTACAAGGATGCGCGCAACGTAGGCCTGTGGGCCCAGAAGCGGGCGCAGCAGATGGGGGTAGAGCTGGGTGCGGACTTCCAGGCCAAGGTCGAGGATGCGCGCAGCGGCAAGCTGATCAAGGATTTGTTGTGA
- a CDS encoding zf-TFIIB domain-containing protein — MVIEEKDRLGNKLRDLEKAREDQWAAQRDNELLEKIRQKRQELQQAASEAASQGVAICPHCHQALTPLERAGFRMLACPQNDGAWLDQKVLERLLPK, encoded by the coding sequence GTGGTGATTGAAGAAAAGGATCGGCTAGGGAACAAATTGCGCGATCTAGAGAAGGCGCGCGAGGACCAGTGGGCGGCCCAGCGCGACAACGAGCTGTTGGAAAAAATTCGCCAAAAGCGCCAGGAGCTGCAGCAGGCTGCTTCGGAAGCCGCCAGTCAGGGAGTGGCGATTTGTCCCCATTGCCATCAGGCCTTGACTCCGCTGGAGCGTGCCGGCTTTCGGATGCTTGCCTGTCCGCAGAACGACGGCGCCTGGCTGGACCAGAAGGTGCTGGAGCGCTTGCTGCCCAAGTAA
- a CDS encoding MFS transporter, which produces MAPKRTKWLVLGAVAFVQVFMFGPTVSTIGVLIPPLLREFHWTHAQVSRLVTAYELSLGCTSLFAGWLVDRMDARWVMGSGCLVAGTGCFLASRAHDLAFLIGCYALIGCGIGLASFITAVVVAIRWFPGRRALAASLASFGLGLGMFVAPRMVTEIVALASWRWGLMTIGTPMLALAAPVSFLLVRGNPNTASLASGQEMAGLEVGKALATSAFWMLFGLTLISEMGDGAVFFHLVAFLVGNGYSATTAATFFGGQALLLPICGVVWGALADRFGTRPILAVCFAFLGASVLTLLSASHAQAGVLPVAGWMVLWGIGMAHNGVISALIAEALGVRRYGTLSALIRSMVSVGQAVGPLIAGAIFDATGSYALGFKLAASAFFLSGVMAVLVVPAKGRDAIPKPAIAIAATS; this is translated from the coding sequence ATGGCACCGAAGCGTACGAAGTGGTTAGTGCTGGGCGCCGTCGCTTTCGTGCAGGTCTTCATGTTTGGTCCTACTGTCTCGACCATCGGCGTTTTGATCCCGCCGCTGTTGCGCGAATTTCACTGGACCCATGCCCAAGTCTCCCGGCTGGTTACCGCCTACGAACTGTCTTTGGGTTGTACCTCCCTGTTCGCTGGTTGGCTGGTCGATCGGATGGACGCACGGTGGGTGATGGGCTCGGGATGCCTGGTCGCGGGCACGGGCTGTTTTTTGGCGAGCCGGGCCCACGATTTGGCGTTTCTCATCGGCTGTTACGCGCTAATCGGATGCGGCATCGGGCTAGCCTCGTTTATCACCGCAGTCGTGGTCGCAATCCGATGGTTTCCCGGCCGCCGCGCGTTGGCCGCTTCCTTGGCATCCTTCGGCCTGGGGCTGGGAATGTTCGTCGCACCGCGGATGGTCACCGAAATCGTCGCGCTGGCCAGTTGGCGCTGGGGCTTGATGACCATCGGCACACCGATGCTTGCGCTGGCCGCGCCGGTCAGTTTCCTATTGGTGCGGGGCAACCCCAACACTGCTTCACTTGCTTCCGGGCAGGAAATGGCGGGATTGGAAGTTGGCAAAGCGCTCGCCACCTCCGCCTTCTGGATGCTGTTCGGCCTCACTTTGATCTCCGAAATGGGCGATGGCGCAGTGTTTTTTCATCTGGTCGCTTTTCTGGTCGGCAATGGCTACTCGGCCACCACCGCCGCGACTTTCTTTGGCGGGCAAGCACTGTTGTTACCGATTTGCGGGGTTGTCTGGGGCGCGCTGGCCGACCGCTTTGGGACCCGACCGATCCTGGCTGTGTGCTTCGCGTTCCTGGGCGCCAGCGTGCTGACCTTGCTGAGCGCCAGTCACGCCCAGGCCGGCGTACTGCCAGTGGCCGGTTGGATGGTGCTGTGGGGGATAGGAATGGCGCACAACGGCGTCATTTCCGCGCTCATCGCCGAAGCCTTGGGAGTGCGCCGTTACGGCACGCTATCGGCCTTGATTCGCAGCATGGTGTCGGTGGGACAGGCGGTCGGACCCCTGATCGCAGGCGCTATCTTCGATGCCACCGGCAGTTATGCTCTAGGCTTCAAGCTGGCTGCGAGCGCATTCTTCTTAAGCGGTGTGATGGCAGTTCTAGTGGTGCCCGCCAAAGGTCGCGACGCCATCCCAAAGCCCGCGATCGCAATTGCTGCTACCTCATAG